From the Oryza glaberrima chromosome 5, OglaRS2, whole genome shotgun sequence genome, one window contains:
- the LOC127774885 gene encoding probable hexosyltransferase MUCI70: MSGSAATLGMRCGSYGSLASAGGGRKGGGRGWGWRGGGEKERLQLLHRALRLVGRRRAGVLLLLAAASAAVFCSIFAVVKDDNASMIIANNYEVANTIQNSVYPSMTRPLMTSSDQFSASSVNKTELPNRLRLSFANFTHHPCEGFSVAPPLVDPKRTGPRPCDVCYVPVDQAFALMPLQPSPSPVLKNLSYVFEDNITANFSNQGSVFGGHPSLEQRNKSFDISESMTVHCGFVRGKKPGQGSGFDINDDDLLEMEKCRELVVASAIFGNYDMIQHPRNASEFSKANACFYMFVDEETEAYVKNSSSLYRNNKVGLWRLVVVRNLLYEDPRRTGKIPKLLLHRLFPNVRFSVWIDAKLKLVVDPYLLLERFLWRKNATFAISRHYKRFDVFEEAEANKAAGKYDNASIDYQIEFYRNEGLTYYAPAKLPITSDVPEGCVIIREHIPITNLFTCLWFNEVDRFTSRDQISFSTVRDKIRARVGWMPEMFLDCERRNFVIQGYHRELLEQMIASGWKPPPMASEPSRKLRLGSRKAPPSKKSSMKRKRVKKSSSRRRLPKPITGMTDSTT, translated from the exons atgagtgggtcggcggcgacgctggGGATGCGGTGCGGGAGCTACGGCTCCCTcgcgtcggccggcggcgggaggaagggcgggggcagggggtgggggtggcgaggcggcggggagaaggAGCGGCTGCAGCTGCTCCACCGCGCGCTGCGGCTGGTGGGCCGCCGGAGGGCCggggtgctgctgctgctcgccgccgcctccgccgccgtcttctgCTCCATCTTCGCCGTCGTCAAAG ATGATAATGCTTCAATGATCATTGCAAATAACTATGAAGTCGCAAATACCATACAGAACTCTGTGTATCCCAGCATGACAAGGCCTCTAATGACGTCCAGCGACCAATTCTCTGCTAGTAGCGTCAACAAAACTGAACTTCCAAATCGACTTCGTCTTTCATTTGCAAACTTTACACATCATCCTTGTGAAGGTTTCTCAGTTGCCCCTCCCCTGGTTGATCCGAAACGCACTGGACCACGAC CATGTGATGTTTGCTACGTGCCTGTAGACCAGGCGTTCGCTCTTATGCCTCTACAACCTTCACCATCTCCTGTCCTTAAGAACTTAAGTTATGTATTTGAAGACAACATCACTGCAAATTTCTCAAATCAGGGCTCTGTATTTGGTGGGCATCCATCTCTGGAGCAGAGAAATAAATCTTTTGACATTAGTGAGTCTATGACTGTCCACTGTGG CTTTGTTAGAGGAAAGAAACCTGGCCAAGGTTCTGGATTTGATATCAATGATGATGATCTGTTAGAGATGGAGAAATGCCGTGAGCTGGTTGTAGCTTCTGCTATTTTTG GGAATTATGATATGATTCAACATCCAAGGAATGCCAGCGAATTTTCAAAGGCAAATGCATGTTTTTATATGTTTGTAGATGAAGAAACAGAGGCTTATGTAAAAAATTCTAGCTCATTGTACAGAAACAATAAAGTTGGCTTATGGAGGCTAGTGGTTGTTCGAAATCTCCTGTACGAAGATCCAAGGCGTACGGGGAAG ATTCCTAAGCTTCTGCTCCATAGGCTTTTTCCAAATGTGAGATTTTCAGTTTGGATAGATGCAAAGCTTAAGCTCGTTGTGGACCCTTATCTACTACTTGAGAG GTTTTTGTGGAGGAAGAATGCTACTTTTGCCATCTCTCGGCACTACAAACGCTTTGATGTATTTGAAGAAGCAGAAGCTAATAAAGCTGCTGGCAAGTATGACAATGCATCAATTGATTACCAAATAGAGTTTTACCGAAATGAGGGCCTAACATATTATGCACCTGCTAAGCTTCCTATTACAAGTG ATGTCCCTGAAGGTTGTGTCATCATCAGAGAGCACATTCCCATCACGAATCTCTTCACATGCCTTTGGTTCAATGAAGTTGACCGTTTCACCTCCAGGGATCAAATTAGTTTCAGCACCGTCCGGGACAAAATAAGGGCTAGAGTTGGCTGGATGCCTGAAATGTTCCTGGACTGCGAAAGACGCAACTTCGTTATTCAG GGATACCACAGGGAGCTACTAGAGCAAATGATTGCATCCGGTTGGAAGCCCCCTCCAATGGCCAGTGAACCATCTCGAAAACTCAGATTAGGTAGCAGGAAAGCTCCTCCATCAAAGAAGTCTTCCATGAAGCGGAAAAGAGTGAAGAAATCGAGCTCACGGAGGCGTCTCCCCAAACCAATCACTGGGATGACTGATTCTACTACCTGA
- the LOC127774775 gene encoding glucan endo-1,3-beta-glucosidase 8-like yields the protein MPPVGNRGADDGMLQANGVDRVRMFDAEPWTAGALVDTRIQIVIAVPEDQIAYVSSDPRSGRLWVRAERLLLPQDQHRRQMLTELVHSKHTQNVEWINAELG from the exons ATGCCCCCCGTTGGCAATCGTGGTGCGGATGATGGCATGCTGCAGGCCAATGGAGTCGACCGGGTGAGGATGTTCGACGCCGAACCATGGACGGCCGGCGCGCTCGTCGACACCCGCATCCAGATCGTGATCGCCGTCCCCGAAGACCAGATCGCCTACGTCTCCAGTGACCCACGCAGCGGCCGCTTATGGGTTCGCGCAGAACGTCTCCTACTACCTCAAGACCAGCATCGACGTCAG ATGCTGACTGAACTAGTTCATTCAAAACATACTCAAAATGTCGAGTGGATAAACGCAGAACTGGGCTGA
- the LOC127774727 gene encoding putative F-box/LRR-repeat protein At3g18150, with translation MGLLSLKRLMSTQRRPRPRRRRQVQARANGSVTLLAKRKGSPCQQEEDDNQDVKRMRNPRVSLPEDIWYHIHSLLPLRDAARAACVSSTFLCSWRCRPNLIFCKKALGLNGNWRENVRELINKVDHIMKNHSGIGLRTFGLQSYNLINTCYLDRWLNVAITPAIEEFSLTQFPEYNAKYYNFPSSILFNRGGNSIKHIHLSYCAFRPTGGLKFLRRLHLREVHITGDELKCLLSNSFALEQLTLKYCKELNYLRIPCQLQQLKDLEVYECKALQMMEVKAPNLSTFHYDGNLARLSDGGLLAVKKLHISSFYQYNNVHYASANLSSIVPTIETLIISSFGEEVNTVVAPFKFLHLKSLMINLIGFNGAFSPAYDYLSLAYFIDASPVLETFTLIVSQIRMEHDVISQDSSHLRQMPRSSHGNIKNVNIIGFCSAKSMIELTCHILENATSLECLTLDTIHDDYVHPDRLSVHEVGFCGRIGSPMIMEAENALLAIKRYIVGKVPSTVKLVVLKPCSWCHAPEGLGVKDHRVA, from the exons ATGGGGTTGCTGTCGCTGAAGCGGCTCATGTCGACGCAGCGGCGGCCCCggccccggcgacggcggcaagtCCAAGCCCGTG CAAATGGATCAGTTACTTTATTGGCTAAACGAAAGGGCTCACCCTGCcaacaagaagaagatgataACCAAGATGTCAAAAGAATGAGAAATCCACGGGTCTCCCTTCCAGAG GACATCTGGTATCATATACATTCCTTATTGCCACTGCGAGATGCTGCTCGTGCTGCATGCGTGTCTAGCACATTTCTATGTTCTTGGAGATGTCGTCCCAACCTCATCTTCTGTAAGAAAGCACTGGGGCTGAATGGCAATTGGAGGGAAAATGTTAGGGAACTCATCAACAAAGTTGATCACATTATGAAAAACCACTCAGGCATTGGCTTGAGGACATTCGGGCTTCAATCTTATAATTTGATCAACACCTGTTATCTTGACCGTTGGCTCAATGTTGCTATTACACCAGCAATTGAGGAATTCAGTCTTACGCAGTTTCCAGAGTACAATGCAAAGTACTACAATTTCCCTTCCTCAATTTTATTCAATAGGGGTGGAAACTCGATTAAGCATATTCATCTTAGCTACTGTGCCTTCCGTCCTACTGGTGGACTTAAATTCTTGCGAAGACTACATCTGCGTGAAGTGCATATTACTGGGGACGAATTAAAGTGCCTTCTTTCCAATTCTTTTGCTTTAGAGCAGTTGACACTCAAATATTGCAAAGAGCTCAACTACCTCAGGATACCTTGCCAGCTACAACAGCTTAAGGACCTAGAAGTGTATGAATGCAAAGCATTGCAAATGATGGAAGTTAAAGCTCCAAATCTTTCAACCTTCCATTATGATGGTAATCTAGCACGACTATCAGATGGAGGTTTACTGGCAGTGAAGAAACTACACATATCATCCTTTTATCAGTATAATAATGTTCATTATGCCAGTGCCAATCTTTCATCCATTGTGCCAACTATTGAAACTCTCATAATATCTTCATTTGGTGAG GAGGTCAATACAGTAGTTGCACCTTTCAAATTCCTCCACCTCAAGAGCTTGATGATTAATCTTATCGGATTCAATGGGGCCTTTTCCCCAGCATATGATTATCTTTCTCTAGCTTATTTTATTGACGCGTCTCCTGTCTTGGAGACTTTCACTTTGATT GTATCACAGATTCGCATGGAGCATGATGTGATTTCTCAAGATTCCTCACATCTGAGGCAGATGCCAAGATCCAGCCATGGCAACATAAAGAATGTGAATATCATTGGCTTTTGCTCTGCAAAGAGCATGATCGAGTTAACTTGTCATATTCTTGAGAATGCAACATCACTTGAATGTCTTACCCTAGACACAATACATGATGATTATGTTCACCCTGATAGATTATCTGTTCACGAAGTTGGTTTCTGTGGCCGTATAGGTAGCCCTATGATCATGGAAGCCGAAAACGCACTCTTGGCTATCAAAAGATACATTGTGGGGAAAGTCCCCTCCACAGTTAAGTTAGTTGTTCTGAAGCCCTGCAGCTGGTGCCATGCTCCTGAAGGTTTGGGAGTAAAAGATCATCGTGTTGCTTAA
- the LOC127772857 gene encoding uncharacterized protein LOC127772857, which yields MQKSQGPTTARRRPLRVLPGNRTPHPPPPQGSRPRKPAPTPAAACRPATPAAAAAASACPPASDAAAIDRLLLARSDLAGLVSQIDELVCAALECQSVSTKGKQEIESFSCFLSDTNSSLKQWSSRLKLALQASPEKNKNVSKFTSGACSVPATIGNDRLLCSNIDEPDLIVSPSPLVSWRAGACMVDSGKQLFLLTPLTKTKTCSSRCPKSSTTRLKTTTGLDQLNLPNIPVLKLTISDDDCLDLEQSVKANEANTCVMTPNFIKAKKGSSGNSLFSPFSFTVQKSRRALPSPCLRTALSCKQQRFSPISEGSRKEEIPSTGPTQTGKPCEASGDISSDEISKDLASRYPDFYGFNQPTMTTYRRREADDTLDWFLSPLKTCVLMDPSDEKPIAPPARDSKSFIDAPCKGLESDNLQKIKELSDDKPIQTSSVHSKALLGTPWKGLESNILKKGQGISDDKPIQTPAIHSRALVGTPWKGLESTNLKGKQAGETTLKRELWTRFEAVSTNELHFDSSVFQRSDGRRFIDILEEEAS from the exons atgcAGAAGAGCCAGGGTCCGAcgaccgcgcggcggcgcccgctccGCGTCCTCCCCGGCAACAGGacgccgcacccgccgccgccgcagggatCCCGACCCCGCAAGCCCGCGCCCACTCCCGCGGCGGCCTGCCGGCCCGCCACcccagcggccgccgccgccgcctccgcctgcccTCCCGcctccgacgcggcggcgatcgACCGGCTCCTCCTCGCGCGCTCCGATCTCGCGGGGCTCGTCTCCCAG ATTGATGAATTGGTCTGCGCCGCCCTCGAATGTCAATCTGTGTCTACAAAAGGGAAACAAGAAATAGAATCATTCAGCTGCTTCTTATCAGACACTAATTCTTCTTTGAAG CAATGGTCTTCAAGACTGAAGCTAGCGTTACAAGCTTCTCCAGAGAAAAACAAGAATGTGTCGAAATTCACCAGTGGAGCCTGTTCAGTACCTGCTACAATAGGGAATGACAGGTTGCTCTGCAGCAACATAGATGAGCCCGACTTGATTGTCTCGCCTTCACCTCTTGTATCGTGGCGTGCTGGAGCATGTATGGTCGATAGTGGAAAGCAGTTGTTTCTCTTAACACCATTGACAAAAACAAAGACATGCTCATCCAGATGCCCAAAATCATCAACAACGCGGTTGAAGACAACTACCGGCCTGGATCAGCTAAATCTTCCCAATATACCTGTTTTGAAACTGACCATTTCTGATGACGATTGTCTCGATCTGGAGCAAAGTGTGAAAGCAAATGAAGCGAATACTTGTGTCATGACACCTAATTTTATCAAAGCAAAGAAGGGGTCATCAGGAAACAGTCTCTTCTCACCTTTCAGTTTCACAGTTCAGAAGAGTAGAAGAGCACTACCTAGTCCGTGCCTGAGGACAGCATTGTCATGCAAGCAACAGAGGTTCTCTCCAATATCAGAGGGAtcaagaaaggaagaaattccAAGCACCGGACCAACCCAGACTGGCAAACCTTGTGAAGCCAGTGGTGATATTTCATCTGATGAGATCTCGAAGGATCTGGCCTCGAGGTATCCAGACTTTTATGGGTTCAATCAACCTACCATGACTACATACCGAAGGAGAGAAGCAGATGATACTCTTGACTGGTTCTTATCACCACTCAAAACCTGTGTATTAATGGATCCTTCAGATGAAAAGCCCATTGCACCTCCAGCAAGAGACAGCAAGTCATTTATCGATGCTCCATGCAAAGGTTTGGAAAGTGATAACCTTCAGAAAATAAAGGAACTTTCAGATGACAAGCCTATCCAGACTTCATCAGTGCATAGCAAGGCCTTGCTTGGTACTCCCTGGAAAGGCTTGGAGAGCAATATCCTGAAGAAGGGACAGGGAATTTCAGATGATaagcccatccaaactccagcAATTCATAGCAGGGCATTGGTTGGTACTCCCTGGAAAGGCTTGGAAAGCACCAACCTGAAGGGAAAGCAAGCTGGAGAAACAACTCTCAAGAGAGAACTATGGACTAGATTTGAGGCAGTCTCTACCAACGAGCTCCACTTTGACAGTTCAGTCTTCCAACGATCTGATGGAAGGCGTTTCATAGACATCCTTGAAGAGGAGGCCTCATGA
- the LOC127772487 gene encoding hexokinase-2: MRKAAAAAVAAAAAVGVALLVRRQLREAKRWGRADAVLRELEERCAAPRARLRQVADAMAVEMHAGLASEGGSKLKMIISYVDALPSGEEKGVFYALDLGGTNFRVLRVQLGGKEGRVIKQEHDEISIPPHLMTGGSNELFDFIASSLAKFVASEGEDFHLAEGRQRELGFTFSFPVKQTSIASGTLINWTKGFSIDETVGEDVVTELTKALERQGLDMKVTALINDTIGTLAGGRYDDNDVIAAVILGTGTNAAYVERANAIPKWHDLLPKSGDMVINMEWGNFRSSHLPLTEFDQALDAESLNPGEQVYEKLISGMYLGEIVRRVLLKMAEEASLFGDEVPPKLKIPFIIRTPYMSMMHCDRSPDLRTVGAKLKDILGVQSTSLKTRRLVVDVCDIVAKRAACLAAAGIHGILKKLGRDVPNTDKQRTVIAVDGGLYEHYTIFAECVESTLRDMLGEEVSSTIVIKLAKDGSGIGAALLAAAHSQYREAEEL; this comes from the exons atgaggaaggcggcggcggcggcggtcgcggcagcggcggcggtcggcgtggCGCTGCTGGTGCGCCGGCAGCTGCGGGAGGCGAAGCGGTGGGGCCGGGCCGACGCGGTGCTGCGGGAGCTGGAGGAGCGGTgcgcggcgccgcgggcgcggcTGCGGCAGGTGGCGGACGCGATGGCCGTCGAGATGCACGCCGGGCTCGCCTCCGAGGGCGGGAGCAAACTCAAGATGATCATCAGCTACGTCGACGCCCTCCCTTCCGG GGAAGAGAAGGGGGTGTTTTATGCGCTTGACCTTGGAGGTACAAATTTCCGTGTTTTACGGGTTCAATTAGGTGGCAAGGAAGGGAGAGTTATCAAGCAAGAACATGACGAGATTTCAATTCCTCCGCATCTGATGACTGGTGGTTCAAAT gAACTATTTGATTTTATTGCTTCTTCTTTAGCAAAATTTGTTGCTTCAGAGGGTGAAGACTTTCATCTTGCTGAGGGGAGGCAGAGAGAACTTGGCTTTACGTTCTCTTTCCCAGTAAAGCAAACTTCAATTGCATCTGGCACTCTTATTAATTGGACTAAGGGTTTTTCGATTGATGAAACG GTTGGTGAAGATGTTGTGACTGAATTAACCAAGGCTCTTGAACGCCAGGGGCTTGATATGAAAGTCACAGCATTG ATAAATGATACTATAGGGACATTGGCTGGTGGGAGATATGATGATAATGATGTCATTGCTGCTGTTATACTGGGAACAGGTACTAATGCAGCATACGTGGAACGTGCCAATGCAATTCCTAAATGGCATGACCTCCTGCCGAAGTCAGGAGATATG GTAATAAATATGGAATGGGGGAACTTCAGGTCATCCCATCTTCCTTTGACTGAATTCGATCAAGCATTAGATGCTGAAAGTTTGAATCCTGGTGAACAG GTTTACGAAAAGTTGATCTCTGGCATGTATTTGGGAGAAATTGTTCGTAGAGTCCTATTAAAGATGGCTGAAGAAGCTTCTCTTTTTGGTGATGAAGTACCACCAAAACTCAAGATTCCATTTATTATCAG GACTCCATACATGTCAATGATGCACTGCGACAGATCACCTGATCTCAGAACAGTTGGAGCGAAACTGAAAGATATCCTGGGG GTCCAAAGCACCTCCCTTAAAACAAGAAGGCTTGTGGTGGATGTCTGCGACATCGTTGCGAAACGCGCCGCTTGCCTTGCTGCTGCAGGGATACACGGGATCCTGAAGAAGCTTGGGCGCGACGTCCCCAACACCGACAAGCAGAGGACGGTGATCGCTGTCGACGGTGGGCTCTACGAGCACTACACCATCTTCGCCGAGTGCGTGGAGAGCACCCTGAGGGACATGCTTGGGGAGGAGGTGTCCTCCACCATTGTCATCAAGCTCGCCAAGGACGGGTCAGGCATTGGCGCTGCTCTCCTTGCTGCGGCTCATTCTCAATACCGTGAGGCTGAGGAGCTCTAG
- the LOC127774528 gene encoding uncharacterized protein LOC127774528: MRGALGGGSRARQNAMRSGLVVLGAAAFGYLSFRVGFKPYLDRAQEAMDDTTHHGSASGAAAQPDHAGEEDDVATSKDPAVVLRD; encoded by the coding sequence ATGAGAGGCGCGCTCGGCGGCGGGAGCCGGGCGCGGCAGAACGCGATGCGGTCGGGCCTGGTGGtgctgggcgccgccgccttcggctaCCTCTCCTTCCGCGTCGGCTTCAAGCCCTACCTCGACCGCGCCCAGGAGGCCATGGACGACACCACCCACCACGGCTCCGCCTCCGGTGCCGCCGCCCAGCCTGACCACGCCGGGGAAGAAGACGACGTCGCGACGTCCAAGGACCCGGCCGTCGTGCTCCGCGACTGA